From the Chloroflexus aurantiacus J-10-fl genome, one window contains:
- a CDS encoding lysylphosphatidylglycerol synthase transmembrane domain-containing protein, which translates to MRVLLSWLLRLVGPALLLWFIVTCDLNLLWQTMRSADLVPVLWSLALLPPFIIIKSWRWIQIMRAMNLSLDLPTACALYMVGIFYGTTTPGQAGDLLKAMYLRERGQPTAPALLSVVLDRLCDLIIMALLGMIGVFALGQLLPSRELQQMIVIAMGVGLLTITVVLTARRPRSWVLTTLLPRFAPRLRSRLDRWNEQMHSLTLTPTLIATLGGATLVSAFFTFFRLWLLFLALDLSAVPFLVFVGASALIAVLQALPISIGGLGVRDVVLVAILAAYGYSQEQALTLSALFLLINVEHIIVGFIVSLWFPLGRSGTITP; encoded by the coding sequence ATGCGTGTTCTGCTTTCGTGGCTACTCCGTCTGGTCGGGCCGGCGCTGTTGCTGTGGTTTATCGTGACCTGCGATCTCAACCTGTTGTGGCAGACTATGCGTTCGGCTGATCTGGTGCCGGTTCTCTGGTCGCTGGCCCTGCTGCCACCGTTCATTATCATCAAGTCGTGGCGATGGATTCAGATCATGCGGGCGATGAATCTCTCCCTCGATCTGCCAACGGCCTGTGCCCTCTACATGGTCGGTATCTTTTACGGAACGACAACGCCGGGGCAAGCTGGTGATCTGTTGAAGGCGATGTATCTGCGCGAACGGGGTCAACCGACAGCGCCGGCACTGCTCTCGGTTGTGCTGGATCGGCTGTGTGATCTGATCATTATGGCCCTGTTGGGGATGATTGGCGTCTTCGCGCTGGGTCAGCTCCTCCCCAGCCGTGAGCTACAACAGATGATCGTGATCGCGATGGGTGTTGGTCTGCTCACGATCACGGTGGTCTTGACGGCAAGGCGGCCACGTTCGTGGGTGCTGACCACACTCTTGCCGCGATTTGCGCCACGGCTGCGCTCCCGCCTGGATCGCTGGAATGAGCAGATGCACAGTCTGACGCTGACGCCGACCCTTATCGCAACGCTCGGTGGGGCAACGCTGGTCTCGGCCTTTTTCACCTTCTTCCGACTCTGGTTGCTCTTCCTGGCCCTTGATCTAAGTGCCGTGCCGTTCCTGGTCTTTGTTGGTGCATCGGCGTTGATTGCCGTGTTGCAGGCATTGCCCATCTCGATTGGCGGTCTTGGCGTGCGTGATGTGGTACTGGTCGCGATTCTCGCCGCCTACGGCTATTCACAAGAGCAGGCGTTAACGCTATCGGCGCTCTTCTTGCTCATCAATGTTGAACACATTATCGTCGGCTTTATCGTTTCGTTATGGTTTCCCCTCGGGCGAAGTGGTACAATTACTCCATGA
- a CDS encoding glycosyltransferase family 2 protein produces the protein MVQTYPFTVSVVIPAYNEAHGIAQVIERVRAVLPEAEIVVVDDCSQDDTATVAHTAGARVIRHPVNRGNGAAVKTGIRRARGEVVLLMDADGQMDPRYIPDLLGGIAAGYDMVVGARTRETQGDSIFRRWGNRALDALGSYLVETEVRDLTSGYRAMRRDVIMEFINLLPNRYSYPTTSTLALLKAGYHVGYVPVTGQRRQGGRSGQKLLRNGIRFGLIILRIVSLFAPLRVYFPVALSMQGLALLSFLISFFITDPFRFHIPNSAMGLFVGSIIVFMFGLNAEQVAALRFQRPLRSNEEE, from the coding sequence GTGGTTCAGACATATCCCTTTACAGTAAGTGTGGTCATCCCGGCCTACAACGAGGCGCATGGGATCGCTCAGGTCATTGAGCGTGTGCGAGCGGTATTACCCGAGGCTGAGATTGTGGTGGTGGATGACTGCTCGCAAGACGATACGGCCACCGTTGCACATACGGCAGGTGCGCGGGTTATCCGTCATCCCGTGAATCGCGGCAACGGTGCCGCCGTTAAAACTGGTATTCGCCGCGCTCGTGGTGAGGTCGTTTTGCTGATGGATGCCGATGGACAGATGGATCCGCGCTACATTCCCGATCTGTTGGGAGGCATTGCCGCCGGTTATGATATGGTGGTGGGGGCCCGTACCCGCGAGACACAGGGCGACTCGATCTTTCGGCGCTGGGGCAATCGTGCCCTCGATGCGCTCGGCAGTTATCTGGTAGAGACCGAGGTGCGCGATTTGACCAGTGGTTATCGGGCGATGCGCCGCGATGTCATCATGGAGTTCATCAATCTCTTGCCCAATCGCTACTCCTACCCCACTACCAGCACGCTGGCGTTGCTCAAAGCGGGCTACCACGTCGGCTATGTCCCGGTCACCGGACAACGCCGGCAGGGTGGGCGAAGTGGGCAAAAGCTCCTGCGCAACGGCATCCGGTTCGGGCTGATCATTTTGCGGATTGTCTCACTCTTCGCACCATTGCGCGTCTACTTTCCGGTAGCGCTCTCGATGCAGGGGTTGGCTCTGCTCTCGTTTCTGATCAGCTTCTTTATCACCGACCCCTTCCGTTTTCATATTCCCAACTCGGCGATGGGCTTATTTGTTGGCAGCATTATTGTCTTTATGTTCGGACTGAACGCCGAACAGGTTGCCGCACTCCGCTTTCAGCGCCCCCTGCGTAGCAATGAAGAGGAGTAG
- a CDS encoding glycosyltransferase family 39 protein, translated as MVSPAPRSIVAVQPHRWRIALLIRRPVIWVGLLMIIGLILRLWFLFIYQIDPRFSAADDGDYYVRALQLAVTGEYRDNSWLIRPPGHIFFFAAMIRIGLWLGDPAIGIALIRAVQISLSLALIPIGYDLARRLFDQRTGLIFAAVLALWMPMVELPVLILSEPLFFFMLAVHVWLLVRWRDSRHPGWLAGAGVTLAIAALARSPGLYGAIFAILFIGVSAWTVHHRRHWQPIVVALLAFLLPFVLTIAPWTLRNYLLYRDFIVIDTLGPVNLWIAMSDAVHEGRGEGEAKGILQAIPQEDRQRFVSAELRRILQTEPWRFTRNLWPHFQHIWKAQFIEDFFVKASFFTRPLREVWLHGLISDLAWLSLILAAPFTLFGRGQDWAVRLLALGWIGYTCLMVMLIHVEPRYLLPIWFWLTLYGAATLARLGQHRWRLDRRQLPALIVSLGLAFLIFSYRNYPQIIQNGISREQAYAAAMAALQRGDDEAVEQAFRRMLTADPDFADGQAEFARWLLAEGRYDEAWQVIGSYPTHRGDLVRGALARAQGDLEAAKVLLRDVEERAGEDAQRLAVRWLSPAPTTALTLGDDLDLGYLYGFSFGERTGDTTFRWLQGEGAVRLPLPTPLIGNEILTLRLAVPQPTNLTVTIGDRRYEVNVAPGGWRVYHLPVPAQMQGAREVIILLSAPTFLPYERFPGSTDARPLSVMVQQIAVR; from the coding sequence ATGGTATCTCCTGCTCCACGTTCTATCGTCGCAGTACAACCACACCGATGGCGGATCGCCCTGCTGATCAGACGACCGGTCATTTGGGTTGGTCTCCTGATGATAATTGGTCTAATCCTGCGTCTCTGGTTTCTTTTCATCTATCAGATCGACCCGCGTTTCTCGGCAGCCGACGATGGTGACTATTATGTGCGGGCGCTTCAGTTGGCGGTGACCGGCGAATATCGCGATAACTCGTGGCTCATCCGACCACCCGGTCATATATTCTTCTTCGCCGCAATGATCCGTATCGGGCTATGGCTGGGCGATCCGGCGATTGGGATTGCGCTGATCCGGGCCGTGCAAATTTCGCTATCGCTAGCCCTGATCCCTATTGGGTATGATCTGGCACGACGGCTCTTCGATCAGCGTACCGGCCTGATCTTCGCAGCAGTTCTGGCCCTCTGGATGCCGATGGTCGAATTGCCGGTGCTGATTCTCAGCGAACCGCTCTTCTTCTTCATGCTGGCAGTTCATGTGTGGCTGTTGGTGCGCTGGCGCGACTCGCGCCATCCCGGCTGGTTAGCTGGTGCCGGGGTAACGCTGGCTATCGCTGCGCTGGCTCGCTCACCGGGATTGTACGGGGCGATCTTTGCAATACTCTTCATCGGTGTCAGTGCCTGGACAGTCCACCATCGTCGGCACTGGCAGCCCATTGTCGTGGCGCTGTTGGCGTTTCTGCTACCCTTTGTGCTTACCATCGCTCCCTGGACGCTGCGGAATTACCTGCTCTACCGCGATTTTATTGTGATCGATACCCTGGGGCCGGTTAATCTCTGGATCGCGATGAGTGATGCGGTACACGAAGGGCGTGGTGAGGGGGAAGCCAAAGGGATTCTACAAGCGATTCCACAAGAAGATCGGCAACGGTTTGTGAGTGCCGAATTGCGCCGCATTCTGCAAACAGAACCGTGGCGCTTTACCCGCAATCTCTGGCCGCATTTTCAGCATATCTGGAAGGCTCAGTTTATCGAGGATTTCTTCGTGAAAGCCAGCTTCTTCACCCGACCATTGCGGGAAGTCTGGCTTCATGGCCTGATCAGTGATCTCGCCTGGTTGAGCTTGATCCTGGCGGCACCATTTACGCTGTTTGGACGTGGCCAGGATTGGGCAGTACGACTGTTAGCGCTCGGTTGGATTGGCTATACCTGCCTGATGGTGATGCTCATCCACGTTGAACCGCGCTATCTGTTGCCGATCTGGTTCTGGCTGACGTTGTACGGTGCAGCGACGCTGGCCCGGTTGGGACAACACCGCTGGCGTCTGGATCGCCGGCAATTACCCGCATTGATCGTCAGCCTTGGGCTGGCCTTCCTGATTTTCAGCTACCGCAATTACCCGCAGATTATCCAGAATGGTATTTCCCGCGAGCAGGCATACGCTGCGGCGATGGCTGCGCTGCAACGCGGTGATGATGAAGCAGTAGAACAGGCATTTCGCCGCATGCTGACCGCCGACCCCGATTTTGCCGATGGTCAGGCCGAATTTGCCCGCTGGCTGCTGGCTGAAGGTCGGTATGACGAAGCCTGGCAGGTGATCGGTTCCTATCCAACCCACCGTGGTGATCTCGTGCGTGGTGCATTGGCGAGGGCGCAGGGCGATCTTGAAGCAGCGAAGGTGTTATTGCGCGATGTGGAAGAGCGCGCCGGCGAGGACGCGCAACGGCTGGCAGTGCGCTGGTTATCACCGGCACCGACGACGGCGTTAACCCTGGGTGATGATCTTGATCTGGGGTATCTGTATGGCTTCTCATTCGGTGAGCGCACGGGTGATACAACGTTCCGCTGGTTGCAGGGTGAAGGTGCTGTGCGCCTGCCGTTGCCAACACCGCTGATCGGCAACGAGATCCTGACACTACGGCTGGCGGTGCCGCAACCGACGAACCTGACGGTGACGATTGGTGATCGGCGGTATGAGGTAAACGTTGCGCCGGGAGGCTGGCGGGTGTATCATCTGCCTGTACCTGCGCAGATGCAGGGGGCACGTGAGGTAATCATCTTGCTCAGCGCGCCGACATTCTTGCCGTATGAGCGTTTTCCCGGTAGTACCGATGCCCGTCCGTTGAGTGTGATGGTGCAGCAAATAGCAGTTCGGTGA
- a CDS encoding glycosyltransferase family 39 protein, whose amino-acid sequence MISKYLPALGWAVFAACVITLFTQVPLRREFDIGRNDAGIVQGFSDPEPIPATAQADAGVGRRVLPAAALRIPQAGAPATVTMRWLAPAGMPVVIAINDQPPIQLIAQGQWEEHDITVSSGWRKAIDLVVQITAPESPEQIVLDRVVVTVTPPVWPYPAQVGYALMVGALCGLLLQGRPRWQPALAVSVYGLVWWLFYRSSPYPLLYLPPIVVAGLLTIWLIWRWPSLVVRWPRWATPGLAGVMIILWMGALLPAMVAHVTLARPGVENDFRVFATRDTLETIFQADGFYNLGYPLLLWLVRPLTHDNPFLAARLISLLAGGVLIAGGYLLARSLLSPGLAFLAAGCLALSGIVVQYGLLVGSDMPFAALMTLAVAVTLHVHRRSHALLALIGGVFAGTAFLVRHPGLLLLPWGAVTLWYIAGRRPALLFGLGFVLAAAPQLVVNTLQTGQLLFNQQAKNIWLAVYANTDWGRWDEVPNSIGLFEVIGRDPLRFLTNWSRNVVGFIGAGAEDVSEFGRADQLRLLGWPANWLAIGGLVAAGWLAWQHRADRRWLTLLALIALYVAAIATAFILPRFFLPLTPLYAVAAAWAIAQLWTDQRHLVAAALIMVVLLSPGPMTATQAVLAAQPADEVAAVTLVQRSLPADGSRLVAAIPDRLPLAKYSAIAHLVHVRVSPTVTATELQALDADYLLWDNAQGPPPIPEPERRRIGDGRFTLYSLTAPATK is encoded by the coding sequence GTGATCTCGAAATATCTGCCTGCGCTCGGTTGGGCTGTTTTCGCCGCGTGTGTGATCACGCTCTTCACACAGGTGCCGCTGCGGCGCGAGTTTGATATTGGCCGTAACGATGCCGGGATCGTTCAAGGATTTTCCGATCCCGAACCGATTCCGGCTACGGCGCAAGCTGACGCTGGTGTTGGCCGACGGGTATTGCCGGCAGCCGCTTTACGCATTCCCCAGGCTGGCGCACCGGCCACAGTGACAATGCGCTGGCTGGCGCCAGCCGGAATGCCGGTTGTTATCGCGATCAATGATCAGCCACCTATCCAACTGATTGCGCAGGGCCAGTGGGAAGAGCACGATATTACGGTGAGTAGTGGCTGGCGTAAAGCCATTGATCTGGTGGTACAGATAACGGCTCCAGAGTCACCGGAACAGATTGTCCTCGACCGGGTTGTTGTCACCGTGACCCCACCGGTATGGCCATATCCGGCCCAGGTGGGCTACGCGCTGATGGTTGGCGCACTGTGTGGGCTGCTGCTGCAAGGTCGTCCACGCTGGCAACCGGCGCTTGCCGTTAGTGTGTATGGGCTGGTCTGGTGGTTGTTCTACCGCAGTAGCCCCTATCCGCTGCTCTACTTGCCGCCAATCGTGGTAGCGGGACTGCTGACAATCTGGTTAATCTGGCGCTGGCCGAGTCTCGTTGTGCGCTGGCCGCGATGGGCGACGCCGGGACTGGCAGGTGTGATGATAATCCTCTGGATGGGTGCATTACTTCCGGCAATGGTTGCCCACGTAACCCTGGCCCGCCCCGGTGTTGAGAACGATTTTCGCGTCTTTGCTACCCGTGATACGCTGGAAACTATCTTTCAGGCCGATGGTTTCTACAATCTCGGCTATCCGCTGCTGCTCTGGCTGGTACGACCGCTGACGCACGACAACCCCTTTCTGGCTGCGCGCCTGATTTCGCTGCTGGCAGGTGGTGTCTTGATTGCCGGAGGCTATCTGTTGGCCCGCAGTCTGCTCTCACCTGGATTAGCATTCCTGGCAGCCGGGTGTCTGGCATTGAGCGGCATAGTCGTGCAGTATGGTTTGCTGGTCGGGAGCGATATGCCGTTTGCGGCGCTGATGACACTGGCCGTAGCCGTGACATTACATGTTCATAGACGTTCTCACGCACTGCTGGCGCTGATTGGTGGTGTCTTTGCCGGCACAGCGTTTCTGGTGCGTCATCCCGGCTTGCTGTTGCTGCCCTGGGGCGCTGTAACCCTCTGGTACATTGCCGGTCGCCGTCCGGCACTGCTCTTCGGATTGGGGTTTGTGCTGGCTGCCGCCCCCCAATTGGTGGTGAATACCCTGCAAACCGGGCAGCTCCTGTTCAATCAGCAGGCTAAAAATATCTGGCTGGCAGTGTACGCCAATACCGATTGGGGACGTTGGGATGAGGTTCCCAACAGCATCGGTCTGTTTGAGGTAATTGGCCGTGATCCGCTGCGTTTTTTGACCAACTGGAGTCGGAATGTGGTTGGTTTCATCGGGGCCGGTGCCGAAGATGTGAGTGAATTCGGGCGCGCCGATCAATTACGCTTACTCGGCTGGCCGGCGAACTGGCTGGCAATTGGGGGATTGGTTGCAGCAGGCTGGCTGGCATGGCAGCATCGGGCCGACCGGCGCTGGCTGACGTTGCTTGCGTTGATTGCCCTGTACGTGGCTGCTATCGCGACTGCGTTCATCTTGCCCCGTTTCTTTCTCCCGCTCACACCGCTGTACGCAGTAGCCGCAGCGTGGGCCATAGCACAACTGTGGACAGATCAGCGACACCTGGTGGCGGCTGCCTTGATCATGGTCGTTTTACTCAGTCCGGGGCCAATGACGGCAACGCAGGCGGTACTGGCAGCACAACCGGCAGACGAAGTGGCAGCAGTGACGTTGGTGCAGCGCTCGTTACCGGCGGATGGCTCGCGACTGGTAGCCGCTATTCCTGATCGCTTGCCGTTGGCAAAATATTCCGCGATAGCGCACCTCGTTCACGTGCGCGTATCACCAACCGTCACCGCGACCGAATTACAGGCGCTGGACGCCGACTATCTCCTTTGGGATAATGCCCAAGGGCCACCTCCAATCCCCGAACCTGAGCGCAGGCGAATCGGTGATGGCCGTTTTACCCTCTACAGCCTGACAGCGCCAGCTACAAAGTGA
- a CDS encoding HEAT repeat domain-containing protein, producing MTTEPQSNQSPPEPPPAPRPTRRLTVPTLPRAAAATTGQQVSRAEVNELITALGDANHPRHAEAVDALVALGATVVPALCAVLDPDRPWLTVYRATEALAQIGDGRATGPLIKVLKHPNANVRWGAVRALTQVGDVRALFALRDVARSDQGRTTWGESVPGAAQSALELLSRRSIWAQSLELVKLAVVSVIFLLSMALAFGVIGTLRNELDQFGRYVPGQTELPTLVLPTPRPTATPRRPTPASQPTTLPATQVITGTALQVANVRPLPGTNNQPIGRINAGDEIIFLARTANDQWYLIRLGEQRSPDSFIANPDGSGTGWVNRALVSPPPTEVPIQEPLPLPAPTATP from the coding sequence ATGACGACAGAACCACAATCAAATCAGTCGCCGCCTGAACCACCACCGGCACCTCGCCCAACCCGTCGTCTGACGGTGCCGACATTGCCACGGGCAGCGGCTGCCACAACTGGTCAACAGGTATCGCGGGCTGAAGTAAACGAATTAATTACCGCCTTGGGTGATGCCAATCACCCTCGCCACGCCGAAGCGGTGGATGCCCTGGTTGCACTGGGCGCAACCGTCGTGCCGGCTCTGTGTGCCGTGCTTGACCCTGATCGACCATGGTTGACGGTCTACCGGGCAACGGAAGCGCTGGCGCAGATCGGTGATGGACGGGCGACCGGCCCACTCATCAAGGTGCTCAAGCATCCCAATGCGAATGTGCGTTGGGGTGCGGTACGGGCACTGACCCAGGTTGGTGATGTGCGTGCCCTTTTCGCACTTCGTGACGTAGCGCGTTCGGATCAGGGACGAACGACCTGGGGCGAGTCGGTGCCCGGTGCCGCCCAGAGTGCGCTTGAACTGCTGAGCCGGCGCAGTATCTGGGCACAGAGCCTTGAACTGGTGAAGCTGGCCGTGGTCAGCGTGATCTTCCTGTTGTCGATGGCGCTGGCGTTTGGTGTCATTGGTACCCTTCGGAATGAGCTTGATCAGTTTGGCCGTTATGTTCCCGGTCAGACCGAATTGCCGACGCTGGTGTTACCCACACCGCGCCCAACGGCTACCCCGCGCCGGCCAACACCGGCAAGCCAACCGACAACATTGCCGGCAACCCAGGTGATTACCGGCACGGCCCTGCAGGTAGCGAATGTTCGCCCCTTACCCGGTACGAATAATCAGCCGATTGGTCGGATTAATGCCGGCGATGAGATCATCTTCCTGGCTCGCACGGCCAACGATCAATGGTATCTGATTCGTCTTGGCGAGCAACGGAGTCCGGACTCTTTTATTGCCAACCCCGATGGCAGTGGTACCGGCTGGGTCAATCGCGCGCTGGTTTCGCCGCCGCCAACTGAAGTGCCGATCCAGGAACCGTTACCGCTTCCTGCACCAACAGCGACGCCGTAG
- the coaBC gene encoding bifunctional phosphopantothenoylcysteine decarboxylase/phosphopantothenate--cysteine ligase CoaBC, with product MDTLAGKRIVLGVCGSIAAYKVAQLARDLTLAGALVDVILTESAERFVGAATFQALTGRPVLTDMWSLPEDGVVGHVSLGMHADMVVIAPATANTIARLAAGLADDLLTTTVLATRAPLLIAPAMNPAMYEHPATQANLAVLRERGAYVLEPEVGRMAEPVVGRGRLPEPADLLAEIHALWGRRYGPLRGRRVVVTAGGTREPIDPVRYIGNRSSGQMGYALATRARDLGAQVTLISGPTALTPPRAVSFVAVETALEMQAAVQSACAQADILIMNAAVADFRPASTAAEKIKKHNDEGMVLHLVQNPDVVGELAGRHDIFKVGFAAETNDLLVNARHKLRRKGLNLIVANDAVASIGQPEIALTVLDGERAVELPRQPKAVAAAALLDVIVERFEYWLSTRRPSGEEFEDR from the coding sequence ATGGATACGCTGGCTGGTAAGCGAATTGTCCTCGGTGTGTGCGGAAGTATCGCTGCGTACAAGGTGGCCCAACTGGCTCGCGATCTGACGCTGGCCGGGGCGCTGGTTGATGTGATTCTGACCGAGTCTGCCGAGCGTTTTGTTGGGGCAGCAACCTTCCAGGCTCTGACCGGACGCCCGGTGCTGACCGATATGTGGAGTCTGCCCGAAGATGGGGTTGTGGGCCATGTGAGCCTGGGGATGCACGCCGATATGGTGGTCATTGCTCCGGCAACCGCGAATACGATTGCCCGTCTGGCTGCCGGGTTAGCCGATGATTTGTTGACGACCACAGTCCTGGCGACGCGAGCACCGCTGCTGATCGCTCCGGCGATGAATCCGGCGATGTATGAACATCCGGCAACGCAGGCGAATCTGGCGGTGTTGCGTGAGCGCGGAGCGTATGTGCTTGAGCCAGAGGTGGGGCGGATGGCCGAGCCGGTTGTCGGACGTGGTCGGCTGCCCGAACCGGCCGATTTGCTGGCCGAGATACATGCCCTGTGGGGACGTCGGTACGGCCCGCTCCGTGGGCGCCGGGTGGTCGTTACTGCCGGTGGCACCCGGGAACCGATTGATCCGGTACGTTATATCGGTAATCGTTCGTCGGGGCAGATGGGGTATGCGCTGGCTACCCGTGCCCGTGATCTGGGTGCACAGGTCACGTTAATCAGTGGCCCGACTGCCTTGACCCCACCACGAGCGGTATCCTTTGTCGCGGTCGAGACGGCATTAGAGATGCAGGCTGCGGTGCAGTCGGCCTGTGCACAGGCCGATATCCTTATCATGAATGCAGCAGTGGCCGATTTTCGCCCGGCTTCTACGGCTGCCGAGAAGATCAAGAAGCACAATGATGAGGGTATGGTGCTGCATCTGGTACAAAACCCCGATGTTGTGGGTGAGCTGGCCGGGCGGCATGATATATTTAAGGTTGGCTTCGCGGCTGAAACCAATGATTTGCTGGTCAACGCCCGGCACAAGCTGCGACGTAAAGGCTTGAACCTGATTGTCGCCAATGATGCAGTGGCCAGTATTGGTCAACCTGAGATTGCGCTTACCGTGCTGGACGGTGAGCGTGCCGTCGAGTTGCCACGGCAGCCAAAGGCTGTCGCCGCGGCAGCGTTGTTGGATGTTATTGTAGAGCGTTTTGAATATTGGCTGAGCACTCGCCGGCCATCTGGTGAAGAGTTTGAGGATCGATGA
- a CDS encoding redox-sensing transcriptional repressor Rex, whose translation MERSDLPPDVVIRRLPLYARSLRYLLEEGVHSVSSQELGERINVTAAQIRKDLSYFGEFGKQGIGYDVEKLLQHIERILGLHHHWPVALVGIGLLGQAIARYEGFRTEGIEIVALFDSDPAKIGQKIGDLTIQDFAHVRRIIAEKQIKMAIIAVPAQQAQRVADVLVEAGIRAILSYAPMILQVPEDVWVRYIDPVAVLQSMTYYLAREQEH comes from the coding sequence GTGGAGCGTTCTGATCTACCACCAGATGTTGTCATTCGGCGGCTTCCCCTCTATGCACGGAGTCTGCGTTACCTGCTTGAAGAGGGTGTCCACTCTGTATCGTCGCAAGAATTAGGAGAACGGATCAACGTCACTGCGGCCCAAATCCGCAAAGACCTCTCATATTTCGGTGAATTTGGCAAACAGGGTATTGGCTACGATGTCGAGAAGCTGCTTCAGCACATCGAACGTATTCTCGGCTTACATCACCACTGGCCGGTAGCACTCGTCGGTATCGGCTTGCTGGGCCAGGCCATTGCCCGCTACGAAGGCTTCCGCACCGAAGGAATTGAGATCGTTGCTCTCTTTGACTCCGATCCGGCCAAAATTGGTCAGAAGATCGGCGATCTCACGATTCAGGATTTCGCCCACGTGCGACGCATCATCGCCGAGAAGCAGATCAAGATGGCGATTATTGCTGTGCCTGCCCAACAGGCACAGCGCGTTGCCGATGTCCTGGTCGAGGCGGGTATCCGGGCGATTCTGAGCTACGCGCCGATGATCCTGCAAGTCCCCGAAGATGTCTGGGTGCGCTACATCGATCCGGTCGCGGTACTGCAAAGCATGACCTACTACCTGGCTCGCGAGCAGGAACATTGA